The following proteins come from a genomic window of Trifolium pratense cultivar HEN17-A07 linkage group LG4, ARS_RC_1.1, whole genome shotgun sequence:
- the LOC123923149 gene encoding protein DGS1, mitochondrial isoform X1, with product MAVIPSEAESSANKNFLSLFYSDYLRNRFSAFHFFSPTNFLSNLTSPFRSSRRRECLPLPLPSKSLDSSMDNTNASRVHAVLEDVLERVLTNLHSIQKNLQFWQSIAEKSDNRKAYFMIFERGPRAFIGETVNLLRGRAAQSSSLQNLCESASGYVNERVAILSSLRCSLAIFLAQIYVEVDKVGEELITDPETKFPSLLVTINDLFSTLEASIGHLHATRQSDSSVDGTYSTPLLFEKLPEINQEGSQWTDCEIMDAINSVYHNLDKLESYTCFLVVKHRKPKKITQHWVHYAFGAVGLSVCSLWLLRHSSLMGSSDLDNWIHEAKDSTVGFFKDHVEQPILSIRDELFETFRKRHQGIMDFEEVRLTSDSLHRMLLAFSEQTKGQKFPVNAPDQKMLEIVMDRYEKELMHPIQNLLSGELARAMLIQVQKLKLDIETAMLELNQILRANEINFAILAALPAFFISLLLLMLVRTWFKQDTKAEGRGRVARIQRRLLVVEVERRIMQYQIYVEQGLESDAKYMFGLVLYSLDRLYCSVKRHAEASGEWQCLRQDILDLARPGLQTEHKLTLTSRMERVYDCLLPALKHR from the exons ATGGCGGTTATACCATCGGAAGCGGAATCCTCCGCTAACAAAAACTTTCTCTCACTCTTCTACTCCGATTACCTCCGCAATCGATTCTCCGCTTTTCATTTCTTCTCTCCTACAAACTTCCTCTCCAACCTCACTTCTCCCTTCAGATCATCCCGCCGCCGTGAATGTCTCCCTCTTCCATTACCTTCCAAATCTCTCGATTCTTCTAT GGATAATACTAACGCATCTAGAGTTCATGCTGTTTTGGAAGATGTGTTAGAGCGTGTTTTGACGAATTTGCATAGCATTCAAAAGAATCTTCAGTTTTGGCAATCCATAGCTGAg AAATCAGATAATAGGAAAGCTTATTTCATGATTTTTGAGAGAGGTCCTCGTGCTTTTATTGGTGAGACTGTTAATTTGTTACGTGGACGTGCTGCTCAAAGTTCTTCCTTACAGAATCTATGTGAATCTGCATCTGGTTATGTTAATGAGAGAGTAGCTATTCTGAGTAGCTTGAGATGTTCATTGGCGATATTCTTGGCTCAG ATTTATGTGGAAGTTGATAAAGTTGGAGAGGAGTTAATAACAGATCCAGAGACTAAATTTCCATCATTGTTGGTTACAATTAATGATTTGTTCTCAACATTAGAAGCTTCAATTGGACATCTACATGCAACACGCCAG AGTGATTCTTCTGTTGATGGGACTTATTCGACTCCCCTGCTGTTTGAGAAGCTGCCAGAAATAAATCAGGAAGGGTCTCAATGGACAGATTGTGAAATCATGGATGCTATCAATTCAGTTTACCATAATTTAGACAAGCTGGAATCTTACACATGTTTCCTT GTTGTCAAACATAGAAAGCCAAAGAAAATAACCCAACACTGGGTCCACTATGCATTTGGTGCTGTTGGTCTCTCAGTATGCTCCCTTTGGCTCTTACGGCATAGTAGTTTGATGGGAAGTTCTGATCTTGATAATTGGATTCATGAAGCAAAGGACTCAACAGTTGGTTTTTTTAAGGATCACGTAGAACAACCG ATTTTGTCCATCAGAGATGAACTTTTTGAGACATTCAGGAAGAGGCATCAAGGTATTATGGACTTTGAAGAGGTGCGGTTGACTTCCGACTCACTACACAG AATGTTGTTGGCTTTCAGTGAGCAGACAAAGGGTCAGAAATTTCCGGTGAATGCCCCAGATCAGAAAATGCTTGAGATTGTCATGGACAG ATATGAGAAGGAACTCATGCATCCTATTCAAAACCTGCTCAGTGGAGAGCTGGCTCGCGCTATGCTTATTCAG GTTCAGAAGCTGAAACTGGATATTGAGAC TGCAATGCTGGAACTGAACCAAATTCTACGAGCAAATGAAATCAACTTTGCTATTCTGGCTGCTTTACCTGCCTTCTTTATCTCCCTTTTACTTCTTATGTTAGTACGGACTTGGTTCAAACAG GATACAAAAGCTGAGGGAAGAGGTAGAGTTGCTCGGATTCAAAGGAGGCTACTTGTTGTAGAGGTTGAGAGAAGGATTATGCAGTATCAAATTTATGTAGAGCAAGGGTTG GAGAGTGATGCAAAgtatatgtttggattggtaCTTTATAGCTTGGATCGCTTATACTGCTCGGTGAAGAGGCATGCAGAAGCTTCTGGAGAGTGGCAGTG TTTGCGACAGGATATACTTGATTTGGCTAGACCTGGCCTGCAAACTGAACACAAGCTCACTCTGACATCACGCATGGAGAGGGTCTACGACTGCTTGCTTCCAGCTCTCAAACACCGGTAG
- the LOC123923149 gene encoding protein DGS1, mitochondrial isoform X2, translating to MIFERGPRAFIGETVNLLRGRAAQSSSLQNLCESASGYVNERVAILSSLRCSLAIFLAQIYVEVDKVGEELITDPETKFPSLLVTINDLFSTLEASIGHLHATRQSDSSVDGTYSTPLLFEKLPEINQEGSQWTDCEIMDAINSVYHNLDKLESYTCFLVVKHRKPKKITQHWVHYAFGAVGLSVCSLWLLRHSSLMGSSDLDNWIHEAKDSTVGFFKDHVEQPILSIRDELFETFRKRHQGIMDFEEVRLTSDSLHRMLLAFSEQTKGQKFPVNAPDQKMLEIVMDRYEKELMHPIQNLLSGELARAMLIQVQKLKLDIETAMLELNQILRANEINFAILAALPAFFISLLLLMLVRTWFKQDTKAEGRGRVARIQRRLLVVEVERRIMQYQIYVEQGLESDAKYMFGLVLYSLDRLYCSVKRHAEASGEWQCLRQDILDLARPGLQTEHKLTLTSRMERVYDCLLPALKHR from the exons ATGATTTTTGAGAGAGGTCCTCGTGCTTTTATTGGTGAGACTGTTAATTTGTTACGTGGACGTGCTGCTCAAAGTTCTTCCTTACAGAATCTATGTGAATCTGCATCTGGTTATGTTAATGAGAGAGTAGCTATTCTGAGTAGCTTGAGATGTTCATTGGCGATATTCTTGGCTCAG ATTTATGTGGAAGTTGATAAAGTTGGAGAGGAGTTAATAACAGATCCAGAGACTAAATTTCCATCATTGTTGGTTACAATTAATGATTTGTTCTCAACATTAGAAGCTTCAATTGGACATCTACATGCAACACGCCAG AGTGATTCTTCTGTTGATGGGACTTATTCGACTCCCCTGCTGTTTGAGAAGCTGCCAGAAATAAATCAGGAAGGGTCTCAATGGACAGATTGTGAAATCATGGATGCTATCAATTCAGTTTACCATAATTTAGACAAGCTGGAATCTTACACATGTTTCCTT GTTGTCAAACATAGAAAGCCAAAGAAAATAACCCAACACTGGGTCCACTATGCATTTGGTGCTGTTGGTCTCTCAGTATGCTCCCTTTGGCTCTTACGGCATAGTAGTTTGATGGGAAGTTCTGATCTTGATAATTGGATTCATGAAGCAAAGGACTCAACAGTTGGTTTTTTTAAGGATCACGTAGAACAACCG ATTTTGTCCATCAGAGATGAACTTTTTGAGACATTCAGGAAGAGGCATCAAGGTATTATGGACTTTGAAGAGGTGCGGTTGACTTCCGACTCACTACACAG AATGTTGTTGGCTTTCAGTGAGCAGACAAAGGGTCAGAAATTTCCGGTGAATGCCCCAGATCAGAAAATGCTTGAGATTGTCATGGACAG ATATGAGAAGGAACTCATGCATCCTATTCAAAACCTGCTCAGTGGAGAGCTGGCTCGCGCTATGCTTATTCAG GTTCAGAAGCTGAAACTGGATATTGAGAC TGCAATGCTGGAACTGAACCAAATTCTACGAGCAAATGAAATCAACTTTGCTATTCTGGCTGCTTTACCTGCCTTCTTTATCTCCCTTTTACTTCTTATGTTAGTACGGACTTGGTTCAAACAG GATACAAAAGCTGAGGGAAGAGGTAGAGTTGCTCGGATTCAAAGGAGGCTACTTGTTGTAGAGGTTGAGAGAAGGATTATGCAGTATCAAATTTATGTAGAGCAAGGGTTG GAGAGTGATGCAAAgtatatgtttggattggtaCTTTATAGCTTGGATCGCTTATACTGCTCGGTGAAGAGGCATGCAGAAGCTTCTGGAGAGTGGCAGTG TTTGCGACAGGATATACTTGATTTGGCTAGACCTGGCCTGCAAACTGAACACAAGCTCACTCTGACATCACGCATGGAGAGGGTCTACGACTGCTTGCTTCCAGCTCTCAAACACCGGTAG
- the LOC123921861 gene encoding cysteine proteinase inhibitor-like, with product MATLGGTTEVEYTQNNIEIDNLALFAVQEHNIKQNGVLEFVRVLSAKKQVVSGTLYDITLETKDGTKQKVYEAKILEKPWLNFKEVQEFKLVSENDEAPSVSST from the exons aTGGCGACTCTTGGTGGCACTACTGAGGTGGAATATACACAGAACAATATTGAGATCGATAACCTTGCTCTCTTTGCTGTTCAAGAACACAACATCaaacag AATGGAGTTTTGGAGTTTGTGAGGGTGTTAAGTGCAAAAAAGCAAGTAGTTTCTGGCACCTTATACGACATCACTTTAGAGACAAAGGATGGTACTAAGCAAAAAGTGTATGAAGCCAAGATTTTGGAAAAACCATGGTTGAACTTCAAGGAGGTGCAAGAATTCAAACTTGTTAGTGAAAATGATGAAGCTCCTTCTGTATCTAGcacttaa